In one Gallus gallus isolate bGalGal1 chromosome 20, bGalGal1.mat.broiler.GRCg7b, whole genome shotgun sequence genomic region, the following are encoded:
- the LOC121107300 gene encoding translation initiation factor IF-2 isoform X1: protein MAALRGAAAARVAAAPAHAHCGDGSPAARALYGRRGQTRRVRGGEGREWGGGNPGPASRDGSCHVRAGGAGGGGARARGLPAAAEGGGAEPRRDRAEPGGFVAERGRGIASASPAARLRLRAAFPRWKPLPPHRGAPPPRLRRPRALPPLSAPVVPWRCCGSFAAVWWRCHGSVVAVWERCGSGAAGAGRAAPRFVRHEAGGRGVPHAGGRAGRSRAGSPQRCSPGTLAAPRPSAVSADIWQAAAGGEGGGWVGSGPAGRSARISAT from the exons ATGGCGGCGCTCCGAGGGGCCGCGGCCGCGCGGGTGGCTGCAGCGCCCGCCCACGCACACTGCGGAGACGGGAGCCCCGCCGCGCGCGCCTTAT ACGGGAGACGGGGTCAGACGCGGAGGgtgcggggaggggaggggagggagtggggggggggaaacccGGGGCCTGCGTCACGTGACGGGAGCTGCCACGTGCgcgcgggcggggcgggagggggcggggcgAGAGCTCGCGGCCTTCCCGCCGCGGCCGAGGGTGGCGGGGCGGAGCCGCGCCGTGACAGGGCCGAGCCGGGAGGGTTTGTCGCGGAGCGCGGCCGGGGGATCGCCTCAGCTTCCCCCGCAGCCCGGCTCCGCCTGAGGGCAGCTTTCCCGCGCTGGAAGCCCCTCCCGCCTCACCGCGGCGCTCCCCCGCCGCGCCTCAGGCGGCCCCGAGCCCTCCCGCCGCTGTCTGCGCCCGTGGTGCCGTGGCGGTGTTGTGGCAGCTTTGCAGCGGTGTGGTGGCGGTGCCACGGCAGCGTTGTGGCGGTGTGGGAGCGGTGTGGGAGCGGTGCCGCAGGCGCAGGGCGCGCAGCTCCGCGCTTTGTTCGGCACGAGGCCGGTGGGCGCGGGGTCCCACACGCaggcgggcgggcgggccgCAGCCGGGCCGGGAGCCCTCAGCGCTGCTCTCCGGGGACTCTCGCAGCCCCTCGGCCATCTGCGGTCAGCGCGGACATctggcaggcagctgcaggaggtgaagGCGGTGGGTGGGTCGGATCGGGGCCGGCGGGTCGGAGTGCGCGCATCTCGGCGACGTGA